The Athalia rosae chromosome 7, iyAthRosa1.1, whole genome shotgun sequence genome window below encodes:
- the LOC105687981 gene encoding uncharacterized protein LOC105687981 isoform X1: MRLIIQCSFVLSLLMYNFSAVQGHCTVSVKKDLPPKVPLILNSNGPGFRYPDNSGIFHYSRGDQVRLVCNGQDNSFLNLSRTSAASDVMAECVQDDLFKVLGEKKKFQDLGCRNAPSDEQRTVGRCHPDSYVKYEIGFSFGDEFEKVIEVCHDPVKVLTAYSRYELVKEIGVTSGRPRSSFKVNRDHIIDYEAQYKRNVQIATMGRILDSASLGMEYIKKTGNSYLARGHLAPNADFLYDFQKRATFYYINQEPQWQRCNAQAWSYLESAVRKYANFLEKDLIVFTGVYGIDGLPDINNIYRELFLYFPNKGSKRAAIPVPRYFWKVIYDQHSQKAIAFVQVNTCCSNTLNPEDQLCDNPVTSERWAGIQDYDCPTYACEVDELREKITIIPDFRVKGILV; the protein is encoded by the exons ATGCGTTTAATCATACAGTGCTCTTTTGTACTTAGCCTTTTAATGTATAATTTTAGTGCTGTGCAag GTCACTGCACTgtttcggtgaaaaaagatTTACCACCGAAAGTACCGCTGATTTTAAATTCTAACGGGCCAGGATTTCGGTATCCTGACAATTCTGGGATCTTCCATTATTCGAGAGGAGACCAAGTCCGACTTGTATGCAATGGACAGGATAATAGTTTTCTAAATCTCAGTCGAACTTCTGCTGCGAGTGACGTAATGGCCGAATGTGTGCAGGACGATTTGTTCAAAGttctcggtgaaaaaaagaaattccagGACTTGGGCTGCCGGAATGCACCTTCGGATGAGCAAAGAACTGTTGGCAGATGTCATCCCGATTCCTACGTAAAATACGAAATAGGATTCAGCTTTGGCGATGAGTTTGAAAAGGTAATCGAAGTTTGTCACGATCCGGTGAAAGTTCTTACGGCTTATAGTCGATATGAACTTGTCAAAGAGATTGGCGTTACCTCGGGACGACCTAGATCGTCTTTCAAGGTCAACAGGGATCACATTATTGATTACGAAGCTCAGTATAAACGGAACGTACAGATCGCCACGATGGGGAGAATCCTGGACTCTGCCTCCTTGGGGATGGAGTACATAAAAAAGACAGGAAATAGTTACTTAGCACGAGGTCATCTTGCTCCGAATGCAGATTTTCTTTACGACTTTCAAAAGCGAGCCACATTTTATTACATTAATCAGGAACCACAGTGGCAACGATGCAACGCTCAAGCTTGGTCTTACCTTGAAAGCGCAGTTAGGAAATACGCTAATTTTTTGGAGAAAGACTTAATCGTTTTCACTGGGGTCTATGGAATCGATGGTCTACCTGACATTAACAATATTtatcgtgaattatttttatactttccCAATAAGGGATCAAAGCGTGCAGCCATACCTGTACCAAGATATTTTTGGAAAGTTATTTACGATCAGCACTCTCAAAAAGCCATCGCGTTTGTTCAAGTGAATACGTGCTGTTCGAACACCCTTAATCCCGAGGATCAACTTTGTGATAATCCAGTAACCAGTGAAAGATGGGCAGGAATTCAGGACTATGATTGTCCAACCTATGCGTGCGAAGTCGATGAGcttagagaaaaaattacaatcatTCCAGACTTTAGAGTCAAGGGAATCCTCGTTTAG
- the LOC105687981 gene encoding uncharacterized protein LOC105687981 isoform X2, with translation MAECVQDDLFKVLGEKKKFQDLGCRNAPSDEQRTVGRCHPDSYVKYEIGFSFGDEFEKVIEVCHDPVKVLTAYSRYELVKEIGVTSGRPRSSFKVNRDHIIDYEAQYKRNVQIATMGRILDSASLGMEYIKKTGNSYLARGHLAPNADFLYDFQKRATFYYINQEPQWQRCNAQAWSYLESAVRKYANFLEKDLIVFTGVYGIDGLPDINNIYRELFLYFPNKGSKRAAIPVPRYFWKVIYDQHSQKAIAFVQVNTCCSNTLNPEDQLCDNPVTSERWAGIQDYDCPTYACEVDELREKITIIPDFRVKGILV, from the coding sequence ATGGCCGAATGTGTGCAGGACGATTTGTTCAAAGttctcggtgaaaaaaagaaattccagGACTTGGGCTGCCGGAATGCACCTTCGGATGAGCAAAGAACTGTTGGCAGATGTCATCCCGATTCCTACGTAAAATACGAAATAGGATTCAGCTTTGGCGATGAGTTTGAAAAGGTAATCGAAGTTTGTCACGATCCGGTGAAAGTTCTTACGGCTTATAGTCGATATGAACTTGTCAAAGAGATTGGCGTTACCTCGGGACGACCTAGATCGTCTTTCAAGGTCAACAGGGATCACATTATTGATTACGAAGCTCAGTATAAACGGAACGTACAGATCGCCACGATGGGGAGAATCCTGGACTCTGCCTCCTTGGGGATGGAGTACATAAAAAAGACAGGAAATAGTTACTTAGCACGAGGTCATCTTGCTCCGAATGCAGATTTTCTTTACGACTTTCAAAAGCGAGCCACATTTTATTACATTAATCAGGAACCACAGTGGCAACGATGCAACGCTCAAGCTTGGTCTTACCTTGAAAGCGCAGTTAGGAAATACGCTAATTTTTTGGAGAAAGACTTAATCGTTTTCACTGGGGTCTATGGAATCGATGGTCTACCTGACATTAACAATATTtatcgtgaattatttttatactttccCAATAAGGGATCAAAGCGTGCAGCCATACCTGTACCAAGATATTTTTGGAAAGTTATTTACGATCAGCACTCTCAAAAAGCCATCGCGTTTGTTCAAGTGAATACGTGCTGTTCGAACACCCTTAATCCCGAGGATCAACTTTGTGATAATCCAGTAACCAGTGAAAGATGGGCAGGAATTCAGGACTATGATTGTCCAACCTATGCGTGCGAAGTCGATGAGcttagagaaaaaattacaatcatTCCAGACTTTAGAGTCAAGGGAATCCTCGTTTAG